Proteins from one Amycolatopsis benzoatilytica AK 16/65 genomic window:
- a CDS encoding glycosyltransferase family 39 protein, whose amino-acid sequence MTTVVASAPAPATVDTPRWVRPAVAVLLLGTAALYLTNLAVSGWGNDFYAMAVQAGTWDWKAWFFGSLDPGNVVTVDKPPLSLWVMGLSGRIFGFSSWSMLVPDALAGVAAVGLLYLAVRRLSGPVAGLLAGSLLALTPVAALMFRFNNPDAFLVLLLVAAGYFLVRALENASTKWLLLAGAAIGFGFLDKMLQAFLVLPAFVLAYLVAAPTSLGRRLWQLLAAAGAVVVSAGWWVLAVALWPVSDRPYISGSTNNSVLELAFGYNGLGRIFGQGHGGGGGAVRPDPSAVSGARAGAVHGFGGQTGLTRLFSEQFGGEASWLLPAALIGLVAGLWFSRRAPRTDRTRAALLLWGAWTVVSVLVFSYMSGIIHPYYTVALAPGIAATVAISATELWRGREYLAPRVVLAAMLAATVAWSFLLLDRTPSWQPWVRYAVLGLGVVGVFALLFAAARRVVAVLAVVAALLGMASFTVATASTAHTGGSPASGPQTGRKGRVGFGGPATSNAELNRLLATATTKWAAAETGAMQAAGLALNSGKPVLAVGGFSGSDPAPTLAQFQQYVAQGEIHYFVVPRTGRGGSADRAGRAGPGGFGGSRGTSAKITAWVEQTFHASTVGGTTVYDLTQK is encoded by the coding sequence ATGACGACTGTCGTCGCGTCTGCCCCCGCACCCGCCACTGTGGACACTCCGCGCTGGGTGCGTCCCGCGGTAGCGGTGCTGCTGCTCGGCACTGCCGCGCTCTATCTGACCAACCTCGCGGTTTCCGGCTGGGGAAACGACTTCTACGCGATGGCGGTGCAGGCGGGCACCTGGGACTGGAAAGCCTGGTTCTTCGGTTCGCTCGACCCGGGCAATGTCGTCACGGTCGACAAACCGCCCCTTTCACTGTGGGTGATGGGGTTGTCCGGGCGGATCTTCGGGTTTTCGAGCTGGAGCATGCTGGTGCCGGACGCGCTGGCTGGAGTAGCCGCGGTCGGTCTGCTCTACCTCGCGGTGCGGCGGCTTTCCGGCCCGGTCGCCGGTCTGCTGGCCGGTTCGCTGCTCGCGCTCACCCCGGTGGCCGCGCTGATGTTCCGGTTCAACAACCCGGACGCGTTCCTGGTGCTGCTGCTCGTCGCGGCCGGCTATTTCCTGGTGCGGGCATTGGAGAACGCGAGCACGAAGTGGCTGCTGCTGGCCGGTGCGGCGATCGGGTTCGGGTTTCTCGACAAGATGCTGCAGGCGTTCCTGGTACTGCCCGCGTTCGTGCTGGCCTACCTGGTTGCCGCGCCGACTTCGCTCGGACGGCGGCTGTGGCAACTGCTCGCCGCGGCTGGTGCGGTCGTGGTTTCCGCGGGCTGGTGGGTGCTCGCGGTGGCGCTGTGGCCGGTCTCGGATCGGCCCTACATCAGCGGATCGACGAACAACAGCGTGCTGGAACTGGCGTTCGGATACAACGGGCTGGGCCGGATTTTCGGGCAGGGGCACGGCGGGGGCGGCGGTGCGGTGCGGCCGGATCCGTCGGCGGTGTCCGGTGCGCGCGCCGGAGCGGTCCACGGCTTCGGCGGGCAGACCGGGCTGACCCGGCTGTTCAGCGAGCAGTTCGGCGGTGAAGCTTCGTGGCTGCTGCCGGCGGCGTTGATCGGTCTCGTGGCCGGCCTCTGGTTCAGCCGGCGCGCGCCGCGTACGGACCGCACGCGCGCGGCGTTGCTGCTGTGGGGCGCATGGACGGTGGTCAGCGTTCTGGTGTTCAGCTATATGAGCGGGATCATCCACCCGTACTACACCGTCGCGCTCGCGCCCGGAATCGCGGCGACGGTGGCGATTTCGGCGACTGAGCTGTGGCGCGGACGCGAGTACCTCGCGCCGAGGGTGGTGCTCGCGGCGATGCTGGCGGCGACCGTGGCCTGGAGTTTCCTGCTGCTGGACCGGACGCCGAGCTGGCAGCCGTGGGTGCGCTACGCGGTGCTGGGGCTGGGGGTGGTCGGAGTGTTCGCCTTGCTGTTCGCCGCGGCCCGACGTGTGGTCGCGGTGCTGGCGGTGGTGGCCGCGTTGCTGGGGATGGCTTCCTTCACGGTCGCGACCGCCTCGACCGCGCACACTGGCGGCAGCCCGGCCTCCGGGCCGCAAACCGGGCGCAAGGGCCGGGTCGGCTTCGGTGGCCCGGCAACATCCAATGCGGAACTGAACCGGTTGCTGGCGACCGCGACGACGAAGTGGGCTGCCGCGGAAACCGGCGCGATGCAGGCCGCCGGGCTGGCGTTGAACAGCGGCAAGCCGGTGCTCGCGGTCGGCGGGTTCAGCGGCAGCGACCCGGCGCCGACGCTCGCCCAGTTCCAGCAGTACGTGGCGCAGGGGGAGATCCACTACTTCGTCGTGCCCCGCACCGGGCGCGGTGGCTCAGCCGACCGCGCCGGGCGAGCCGGCCCGGGAGGCTTCGGCGGCAGCCGCGGCACCTCCGCGAAGATCACCGCGTGGGTGGAGCAGACCTTCCACGCCAGCACGGTCGGCGGCACGACCGTCTACGACCTCACGCAAAAGTGA
- a CDS encoding serine/threonine dehydratase, with the protein MRTAPTAADVTAATIRVKQHVRRTPLLRTDIDGRPLMLKLEHLQRSGSFKLRGAVNALLSGPLPERVVTASGGNHGLGVATAARALGVPAVIYVPDNVPEAKAAGIEAAGAKLVRHGSAYAEAAAAALAVAEQPGTRYLHAYDDANVIAGQGTVTAEIVADAPDVDAIAVAVGGGGLASGATLAADGRQVFAVEPEHCQALHSALTAGEPVDVAIDSVAASALGATRVGELAFGLLNSPAVTSVLVSDAEIIAARDLLWRDFRLAVEPAAAAPLAAWLAGRIPAELPCLVLCGANTSVTFA; encoded by the coding sequence ATGCGCACCGCTCCCACCGCCGCCGATGTCACCGCTGCCACGATCCGGGTCAAGCAACACGTACGGAGGACGCCGCTGTTACGCACTGACATCGACGGTCGGCCGCTGATGCTCAAGCTGGAACACCTCCAGCGATCCGGGTCGTTCAAGCTCCGGGGCGCGGTGAACGCGCTGCTCAGCGGGCCGCTGCCGGAGCGCGTCGTCACCGCGTCCGGCGGCAACCACGGTCTCGGTGTCGCGACCGCGGCCCGCGCGCTTGGCGTGCCCGCGGTGATCTACGTGCCGGACAACGTGCCCGAAGCGAAAGCCGCAGGCATCGAGGCAGCCGGAGCCAAGCTCGTCCGGCATGGCTCGGCTTACGCCGAGGCCGCGGCCGCCGCGCTGGCGGTCGCCGAACAGCCGGGCACCCGCTACCTGCACGCGTACGACGACGCGAACGTGATCGCTGGTCAGGGCACCGTGACGGCGGAAATCGTCGCGGACGCGCCGGACGTGGACGCCATCGCCGTCGCAGTGGGCGGCGGCGGACTGGCTTCCGGCGCGACTCTGGCAGCCGACGGCCGCCAGGTGTTCGCGGTGGAACCCGAACACTGCCAGGCGCTGCACTCGGCGCTCACGGCCGGCGAGCCGGTGGACGTCGCCATCGACTCGGTCGCCGCGTCCGCGCTCGGCGCGACTCGGGTCGGCGAGCTGGCGTTCGGCCTGCTGAACTCGCCGGCGGTCACATCGGTGCTGGTCAGCGACGCCGAGATCATCGCCGCCCGGGACCTGCTGTGGCGCGACTTCCGGCTCGCCGTCGAACCGGCCGCCGCCGCGCCGCTGGCCGCCTGGCTCGCCGGGCGGATCCCGGCCGAACTGCCCTGCTTGGTGCTGTGCGGGGCGAATACCTCGGTCACTTTTGCGTGA
- a CDS encoding HAMP domain-containing sensor histidine kinase — translation MGHGSTRSRESGARLLGRLGIRSVQAKVTVLVVVPLVLVLAAAVPLVLVLGSTRTALLVGAAAVVLFGLVTAFSVLTARAIVQPLRRLSGQARSIADFSGAELAQVAEPGAGPPQPPLPQLHAGSGDELAELAAAFNRLRSTAVAVVAGHASARRSGLQLLAGAAKRTQNLVSGQRTVLDELTRAADDPVLLAGLRRADHAALRLRRTADDLLVVSGSSDETRVGGPIELATALRSAAAEIDDESRVQLGEPAEALLAPSLGIDLVLLFAELLENAASFSPPESAVEVTTEFRDSGELLVTFVDHGIGLPADRLAEANRRLAEPGEATGPQLGLAAVAQLAKRHSLGVELASTPDGGVAARVAVPQALFTRDVDFQRGPGLFEPGQVPQPRPDQLPVPLPAPAIAALSTPAPAGFRWFIDPEPIDDSAATAPESPETPAEETPQPAEAVADQPEWPDSEASEFASLAGTLEVLDGPAADAAEQENAAMAALAAAEALAEPDAEDPSPTYQFTVVPPEARDGVLRRVPGAQLAPGLKIPQIVRTPLPRRALRDPAAERAAFDSFSDGVAKAQQVTAQQADQGGS, via the coding sequence ATGGGGCACGGCTCGACCCGGTCGCGCGAATCCGGTGCACGGCTGCTCGGCCGGCTCGGCATCCGCAGTGTCCAGGCGAAGGTGACCGTGCTGGTCGTCGTCCCGCTGGTCCTGGTGCTGGCCGCTGCGGTACCGCTTGTGCTGGTGCTCGGCTCCACTCGCACGGCGCTGCTCGTCGGTGCCGCCGCGGTCGTCCTTTTCGGACTGGTCACCGCGTTCTCCGTGCTGACCGCGCGCGCGATCGTCCAGCCGCTGCGCCGGTTGTCCGGACAGGCGCGCTCGATCGCGGACTTCTCCGGTGCTGAGCTGGCCCAGGTCGCCGAGCCCGGCGCGGGCCCGCCGCAACCGCCGTTGCCCCAGCTGCACGCCGGAAGCGGCGACGAACTCGCCGAGCTGGCCGCCGCGTTCAACCGGCTCCGCAGCACCGCCGTCGCCGTCGTAGCCGGGCACGCGAGCGCTCGCCGTTCCGGGCTGCAGCTGCTGGCGGGCGCGGCCAAACGCACCCAGAACCTGGTCAGCGGCCAGCGCACGGTGCTCGACGAACTCACGCGCGCGGCCGACGATCCGGTGCTGCTCGCCGGGCTGCGCCGGGCCGACCACGCGGCACTGCGGCTGCGGCGGACCGCGGACGATCTGCTCGTGGTGTCCGGCAGCAGCGACGAAACGCGGGTCGGCGGTCCGATCGAGCTGGCCACCGCGCTGCGTTCGGCGGCCGCCGAGATCGACGACGAATCGCGGGTCCAGCTCGGCGAACCGGCCGAGGCGCTGCTCGCGCCGTCGCTCGGGATCGACCTGGTGCTGCTGTTCGCCGAGCTCCTGGAGAACGCCGCCTCGTTCTCGCCGCCGGAGTCGGCGGTCGAGGTCACTACGGAGTTCCGGGACAGTGGTGAGCTGCTGGTGACCTTCGTCGACCACGGCATCGGCCTGCCCGCCGACCGGCTGGCCGAAGCGAACCGGCGGCTCGCCGAGCCGGGCGAGGCGACTGGGCCACAGCTCGGGCTGGCGGCGGTCGCCCAGCTCGCGAAGCGGCATTCGCTGGGCGTCGAGCTGGCGTCCACTCCGGACGGCGGGGTGGCGGCTCGGGTGGCGGTGCCGCAGGCGCTGTTCACCCGGGACGTCGATTTCCAGCGCGGGCCCGGGCTTTTCGAACCGGGCCAGGTGCCGCAGCCGCGGCCGGATCAGCTGCCGGTGCCGTTGCCCGCCCCGGCGATCGCCGCACTGTCCACTCCGGCACCGGCCGGGTTCCGGTGGTTCATCGATCCGGAGCCGATCGACGACTCCGCCGCAACCGCGCCGGAAAGCCCGGAAACGCCGGCCGAGGAAACTCCGCAACCGGCTGAAGCCGTCGCGGACCAGCCGGAATGGCCAGACTCCGAAGCGAGCGAATTCGCTTCCCTCGCCGGGACTCTCGAAGTGCTGGACGGACCGGCGGCGGACGCGGCGGAGCAGGAGAACGCCGCGATGGCCGCGCTCGCCGCGGCCGAAGCGCTCGCCGAACCGGACGCCGAGGATCCGTCGCCGACGTACCAATTCACGGTCGTGCCGCCGGAAGCCCGCGACGGGGTGCTCCGCCGGGTCCCCGGCGCGCAGCTCGCGCCCGGACTCAAGATCCCGCAGATCGTCCGGACGCCGTTGCCCCGGCGTGCCTTGCGCGACCCGGCCGCCGAACGAGCCGCTTTCGACTCCTTCTCCGACGGAGTCGCCAAAGCACAGCAAGTCACCGCACAGCAGGCCGATCAAGGAGGATCATGA
- a CDS encoding roadblock/LC7 domain-containing protein: MTVPAAAQNFNWLVNRFALHTAGAIAALAVSADGLLIAASQELDRADADRLAATCSAMLALAQSVSDSHPLGSPDKVVVELERGYLVVCTISIGCSLGVLANKQASLGTIAYEMAMFANRASEVLTPALVDELKNSAFA; encoded by the coding sequence ATGACCGTTCCCGCCGCCGCGCAGAACTTCAACTGGCTGGTCAACCGCTTCGCACTGCACACCGCAGGGGCGATCGCCGCGCTCGCGGTGTCCGCGGACGGCCTGCTCATCGCCGCGTCGCAGGAGCTGGACCGGGCGGACGCCGACCGGCTCGCGGCCACCTGCTCGGCGATGCTCGCGCTGGCCCAGAGCGTGTCCGACAGTCACCCGCTCGGCTCGCCGGACAAGGTCGTGGTCGAGCTGGAACGCGGCTACCTGGTGGTGTGCACCATCAGCATCGGCTGCTCGCTCGGCGTGCTCGCCAACAAGCAGGCCAGCCTCGGCACGATCGCTTACGAGATGGCGATGTTCGCCAACCGCGCGTCCGAGGTGCTGACGCCGGCGCTGGTCGACGAGCTGAAGAACTCCGCCTTCGCCTGA
- a CDS encoding GTP-binding protein gives MKILVLGAAGAGKTTTVQTVSEIAPVRTDTGATTAALDFGRLRTGGRQLYLFGAPGQARFWFRWRDLVQGADAALVVVDPRRIADAYPVLDAVEGLRLPFAVGVNCFDGLLTRPLHDVRWALTVRDGVPVHPFDARDPVSVREMLDLVAAGVAEGAEAAQPSPL, from the coding sequence ATGAAGATCCTCGTGCTCGGCGCGGCAGGCGCCGGGAAAACTACGACCGTGCAGACGGTTTCGGAGATCGCGCCGGTGCGCACGGACACCGGCGCGACCACCGCGGCACTCGATTTCGGCAGGCTGCGCACCGGCGGGCGGCAGCTGTACCTGTTCGGCGCGCCCGGACAGGCCCGGTTCTGGTTCCGCTGGCGGGACCTCGTCCAGGGTGCGGACGCCGCGCTGGTGGTGGTCGACCCGCGCCGGATCGCGGACGCCTACCCGGTGCTCGACGCGGTGGAAGGGCTGCGGCTGCCGTTCGCGGTCGGCGTCAACTGCTTCGACGGACTGCTCACCCGCCCGCTGCACGACGTGCGGTGGGCGCTGACGGTGCGCGACGGCGTCCCGGTGCACCCGTTCGACGCGCGCGATCCGGTGTCCGTGCGGGAGATGCTCGACCTGGTCGCGGCGGGCGTGGCCGAGGGGGCGGAGGCGGCGCAACCGAGTCCGCTATAG
- a CDS encoding fused MFS/spermidine synthase, translating to MRFGTAELLRDADRPNAWMLSVDGVAQSYVDLDDPTNLEFDYVRRLGDLVDFLPPGPLDALHVGGAGCSLPRYVAATRPGSRQLVFDADEPLIELVREQLELRSVPKLRVRIEGGREGVRSRHDASADLIVIDAFERATLAGGLATVEFVTDVARVLRPGGTMLANITDGPGLPFARRFVATLAEVFPHVVLLAEPSVLRGRRFGNLVLAASRQELPVEELTRRAASSPYPARVVHGAELRQLRGKAAAVLDAEELASPTPPEDVLGVF from the coding sequence GTGCGGTTCGGGACCGCCGAGCTCCTGCGCGACGCCGACCGGCCGAACGCCTGGATGCTGTCGGTGGACGGCGTGGCCCAGTCCTACGTCGATCTCGACGACCCGACGAACCTGGAGTTCGACTACGTGCGCCGGCTCGGCGACCTCGTCGACTTCCTGCCGCCCGGTCCGCTCGACGCGCTGCACGTCGGCGGTGCGGGCTGCTCGCTGCCCCGCTACGTCGCTGCGACCCGCCCGGGTTCCCGCCAGCTGGTGTTCGACGCGGACGAGCCGCTCATCGAGCTGGTTCGCGAGCAGCTCGAGCTGCGCAGCGTGCCGAAGCTGCGGGTGCGCATCGAGGGCGGCCGCGAAGGAGTGCGCAGCCGGCACGACGCGTCGGCGGATTTGATCGTGATCGACGCCTTCGAACGCGCGACGCTCGCCGGCGGACTGGCGACGGTCGAGTTCGTCACCGACGTAGCGCGAGTACTGCGGCCAGGCGGGACGATGCTCGCGAACATCACCGACGGGCCGGGGCTGCCGTTCGCGCGCCGGTTCGTCGCGACGCTCGCCGAGGTGTTCCCGCACGTCGTCCTGCTGGCCGAGCCCAGCGTGCTGCGCGGGCGGCGGTTCGGCAATCTCGTGCTGGCCGCGTCGCGGCAGGAACTGCCGGTCGAAGAGCTGACCCGGCGCGCGGCCTCGTCGCCGTATCCCGCGCGGGTGGTGCACGGCGCGGAGCTGCGTCAGCTGCGGGGCAAGGCCGCCGCGGTGCTGGACGCGGAAGAGCTGGCGTCGCCGACGCCGCCGGAAGACGTGCTCGGGGTCTTCTGA
- a CDS encoding DNA polymerase III subunit gamma and tau produces the protein MALALYRKYRPATFAEVVGQEHVTEPLRTALAAGRINHAYLFSGPRGCGKTSSARIMARSLNCAEGPTPDPCGKCNSCRALAPEGPGSVDVTELDAASHGGVDDARELRDKAFYAPAESRYRVFIIDEAHMVTTQGFNALLKIVEEPPEHLIFIFATTEPDKVLTTIRSRTHHYPFRLIPPSSMRELLERNVAAEGAQVEPAVYPLVIRAGGGSARDTQSVLDQLLAGAGPEGVTYPRAVSLLGVTDVALIDAMIDGLAQDDSTSVFRTVESLADAGHDPRRFATDLLDRLRDLLLMRAVPDAGERGLVAAPDDELKKMTEQAERLGPATLSRYADIVHSGLLEMRGATSPRLVLELLCARMLLPSVTEAEKALLARIERLERRPAGVAPATGAAPVAAAAPAPVASESGVSAAPAASAGTAAPARFQRPSQRPAQSEAADAPSPAPARPREEPARPAAEAPVRPAEPVAEAPARPAPEPVPTPEPAPAPEPPAPEPSAPEPSAATGGVDAAKVREVWPQLLASLRKLTGGRALEAMLTQAAVVDVEGSAVTLTHKSEPLARRLGDNANTSKIAAVLGEVLGGEWQVRCVHGAAPAAAPARPAARPQPQTPAPEQRSFTRPSAAASGSPAAPAPPAPPKPAVEAPSRPRVTTTEPDIPLPPEPSDEEDDDIYSEDSSPVPPPPPPPADEDPEEIARKLLSDHLGARPLD, from the coding sequence GTGGCTCTCGCGCTGTACCGCAAGTACCGTCCGGCGACCTTCGCCGAGGTCGTCGGCCAGGAGCATGTGACCGAACCGCTGCGCACGGCGCTGGCGGCTGGGCGGATCAACCACGCGTACCTGTTCTCCGGTCCGCGCGGCTGTGGCAAGACGTCGAGCGCGCGGATCATGGCCCGCTCGCTGAACTGCGCCGAAGGCCCGACCCCGGACCCGTGCGGCAAGTGCAACTCGTGCCGCGCGCTCGCGCCGGAAGGGCCGGGCAGCGTCGACGTCACCGAACTCGACGCGGCCAGCCACGGCGGCGTGGACGACGCCCGCGAGCTGCGGGACAAGGCCTTCTACGCGCCGGCCGAATCGCGCTACCGGGTCTTCATCATCGACGAGGCGCACATGGTCACCACGCAGGGCTTCAACGCCCTGCTGAAGATCGTGGAAGAGCCGCCCGAGCACCTGATCTTCATCTTCGCCACCACCGAGCCGGACAAGGTGCTCACCACCATCCGCTCGCGCACGCACCACTACCCGTTCCGGCTGATCCCGCCGAGCTCGATGCGGGAACTGCTGGAACGCAACGTCGCGGCCGAGGGCGCGCAGGTCGAACCGGCGGTGTACCCGCTGGTCATCCGGGCCGGCGGCGGTTCGGCGCGCGACACCCAGTCGGTGCTGGACCAGCTGCTCGCCGGGGCCGGTCCGGAAGGCGTCACGTACCCGCGCGCGGTGTCGCTGCTGGGCGTCACGGACGTCGCGCTGATCGACGCGATGATCGACGGGCTCGCGCAGGACGACTCCACCAGCGTGTTCCGCACCGTGGAGAGCCTGGCCGACGCAGGGCACGACCCGCGTCGGTTCGCGACCGACCTGCTGGACCGGTTGCGCGACCTGCTGCTGATGCGCGCGGTCCCGGACGCGGGCGAGCGCGGCCTGGTCGCCGCGCCGGACGATGAGCTCAAGAAGATGACCGAGCAGGCCGAGCGGCTCGGCCCGGCGACCCTGTCTCGCTATGCCGACATCGTCCACAGTGGACTGTTGGAGATGCGCGGCGCGACCTCGCCGAGGCTGGTGCTCGAACTGCTGTGCGCGCGGATGCTGCTGCCGTCGGTCACCGAGGCGGAAAAGGCGTTGCTGGCCCGGATCGAACGGCTGGAACGGCGTCCGGCCGGCGTGGCTCCCGCGACCGGGGCGGCCCCGGTCGCCGCGGCGGCACCGGCCCCGGTCGCGTCGGAGAGCGGAGTCAGCGCGGCACCGGCGGCCAGTGCGGGCACCGCCGCACCGGCGCGGTTCCAGCGCCCTTCGCAGCGACCAGCCCAGTCGGAAGCGGCGGATGCGCCCAGCCCGGCCCCGGCTCGTCCACGGGAAGAGCCCGCCCGTCCGGCGGCGGAAGCGCCGGTCCGTCCGGCCGAACCGGTCGCCGAAGCCCCAGCCCGGCCTGCTCCAGAACCTGTGCCCACGCCGGAACCCGCGCCCGCCCCGGAGCCGCCCGCCCCGGAGCCGTCGGCACCGGAGCCGTCGGCCGCGACCGGCGGAGTGGACGCGGCCAAGGTCCGCGAGGTCTGGCCGCAGCTGCTGGCGTCCCTGCGCAAGCTGACCGGCGGACGTGCGCTGGAAGCCATGCTCACCCAGGCCGCGGTGGTGGACGTCGAAGGCTCGGCCGTCACGCTCACGCACAAGTCCGAACCGCTGGCGCGACGCCTGGGCGACAACGCGAACACCAGCAAGATCGCCGCCGTACTCGGCGAAGTGCTCGGCGGAGAGTGGCAAGTCCGCTGTGTGCACGGTGCCGCCCCGGCCGCGGCTCCCGCGCGCCCGGCCGCCCGGCCGCAGCCGCAGACCCCGGCTCCCGAGCAGCGTTCGTTCACCCGACCGTCCGCCGCGGCCTCGGGCTCGCCCGCTGCTCCGGCGCCGCCCGCGCCGCCGAAGCCCGCGGTGGAAGCGCCGAGCCGGCCGCGAGTCACCACGACCGAACCGGATATCCCGCTGCCGCCGGAACCGTCGGACGAGGAAGACGACGACATCTATTCAGAGGACTCCAGCCCGGTCCCGCCGCCTCCGCCGCCGCCCGCGGACGAGGACCCGGAGGAGATCGCGCGGAAGTTGCTCTCCGATCACCTGGGTGCCCGCCCGCTGGACTGA